The following are from one region of the Nicotiana tomentosiformis chromosome 7, ASM39032v3, whole genome shotgun sequence genome:
- the LOC104099134 gene encoding uncharacterized protein has translation MSDNQETQNVPSIVSIVSSSIKTPVIEPTLSVLTSPNPKLESQPPSTSSPTHSSSGSHRIRKISTPRKFVVVTSTSTSSKKMVDEDTVDREENQEISSLPVEEISAKEQDEAIENMLSITAEGSLIGGYEGVSEFQGEDNGTEVEGREPVPVKNLAPDSTTGELPEGPDSSAQKERYAPTWDETHCSSKEPRSDSEEVVRESEEDYDDMPIASLTRHRPMVSQESTPKRPTTRLQRKEALESALKNSQAKSRRRKLVKDGKVVNEKTVLVVNMDDEVEEEPCSLTRKRSQKHGLPKPKRGSSVSAESLNKSDDVVASENVVKESGDKLVEESAARVMEELGEKSVKSDEKGKNIRKSAKRKADIGEEPGSSKKAKVGDPRSAGKEKLRN, from the exons ATGTCTGACAATCAGGAAACACAAAATGTTCCAAGTATCGTCTCCATTGTGTCCTCATCCATTAAAACACCAGTGATAGAGCCCACACTCTCTGTTCTGACTAGTCCAAACCCTAAGCTAGAGTCACAACCACCCTCTACTTCCTCTCCAACCCATTCTAGTTCTGGTTCTCATCGGATTCGCAAAATATCGACTCCCAGGAAATTTGTGGTTGTGACCTCTACTTCTACCTCATCGAAAAAGATGGTTGACGAAGACACGGTGGATAgagaagaaaatcaagaaatttcTAGTCTACCAGTGGAAGAAATTTCTGCTAAAGAACAAGAT GAAGCTATAGAAAATATGCTTTCAATCACTGCTGAGGGAAGTTTGATTGGAGGTTATGAGGGTGTGTCTGAGTTTCAGGGGGAAGATAATGGTACAGAGGTCGAAGGAAGGGAACCGGTACCTGTCAAAAATTTGGCACCAGACAGTACTACTGGGGAACTTCCTGAGGGACCTGATTCCTCCGCACAAAAGGAGCGCTatgctcctacttgggatgaaactcaCTGTTCTTCAAAAGAACCCAG ATCTGATTCTGAAGAAGTAGTTAGGGAAAGTGAAGAGGATTATGATGATATGCCAATTGCTAGCTTGACTAGGCATAGACCAATGGTTTCTCAAGAGTCTACTCCTAAGCGACCTACTACAAGGTTGCAAAGGAAGGAGGCTCTTGAGTCTGCGCTTAAGAACAGCCAAGCTAAGTCAAGGAGAAGGAAATtagtgaaagatgggaaagttgtgAACGAAAAGACAGTGCTAGTTGTAAATATGGATGATGAAGTAGAAGAGGAACCTTGTTCCTTGACTAGAAAGCGCTCACAGAAGCATGGTCTCCCCAAGCCTAAAAGGGGATCTTCTGTGTCTGCTGAAAGTCTGAACAAGTCTGATGATGTTGTCGCTAGTGAAAATGTGGTGAAAGAATCTGGTGATAAGTTGGTAGAAGAGTCTGCTGCCAGGGTGATGGAAGAATTGGGTGAAAAGTCTGTGAAGTCTgatgaaaaaggaaagaatatTCGCAAGTCTGCTAAGAGAAAAGCTGATATTggtgaggaacctggttcctcaaagAAGGCCAAAGTTGGTGATCCAAGGAGTGCTGGGAAAGAGAAGTTGAGGAATTAA
- the LOC108945656 gene encoding uncharacterized protein produces MGLDPLNQSITKNAADRSFMDKTFTRVAQILNKMAEHNQAWYSEDTTGGIAYGTPSLTNMIKENQERDQVIVGLATNINVLTKMFTESQTKKVNVVEDVQPLSNENCEEANYVHNSQSGYQRQSYRGPGQQNQWRPNPQGQGHQQWQNDQGSSSQGNWSNNNNNYANWSSNPYVPPKGKYSNSSHWKEGSSSESKLENMLEGVLKNQERNDTSMKNMAELVGSHTTSIKNLEMQMRDLSREKNPKQKGALPSDTIANPKDNGSGPTSHCMAITTRSGKVLQGGNEQMVEVDDLEQEVEAQVEVTIVVEVEKLPKEVKVQEANHEGVNEKVKEVPKALAPIPRTMTGWRVCMDYRKLNSATCKDHFPMPFIDQMLDRLAERSFYCFLYGYSDYNQINIALEVQDKTTFTCPYGTFAFSRMPFGLCNATATFQRCMMSIISDMVEDFLEVFMDDFSVMGDSFEHCLDNLKQVLKRCEETNLVLNWEK; encoded by the coding sequence ATGGGTTTGGATCCGTTGAACCAATCCATCACAAAAAATGCGGCGGATAGATCTTTTATGGACAAAACATTCACAAGGGTCGCACAAATTCTCAACAAGATGGCAGAACACAATCAAGCTTGGTACTCGGAAGATACCACCGGTGGAATTGCATACGGTACTCCCTCCTTGACCAACATGATTAAGGAGAACCAAGAGAGAGATCAAGTAATTGTCGGGCTTGCCACCAACATTAATGTGTTAACCAAGATGTTCACTGAAAGCCAAACAAAAAAGGTAAATGTTGTGGAAGATGTGCAACCCTTGTCAAATGAAAATTGCGAGGAAGCAAACTATGTCCATAATTCTCAAAGTGGTTACCAAAGACAATCCTACCGAGGTCCCGGACAACAAAATCAATGGAGGCCTAACCCGCAAGGGCAAGGCCATCAACAATGGCAAAATGATCAAGGTAGTTCAAGTCAAGGTAATtggagcaacaacaacaacaactatgcaAACTGGAGTTCAAACCCCTATGTTCCACCAAAGGGGAAATACTCTAACTCTTCGCATTGGAAGGAAGGTTCTTCAAGTGAGTCCAAATTGGAGAACATGCTTGAAGGAGTATTGAAAAATCAAGAAAGAAACGACACTTCAATGAAGAATATGGCCGAACTTGTGGGGTCACACACCACATCCATAAAAAATTTAGAAATGCAAATGAGAGACCTGTCAAGAGAGAAAAATCCAAAGCAAAAGGGTGCACTCCCAAGTGACACAATTGCAAACCCAAAAGATAATGGGAGTGGCCCGACTTCTCATTGTATGGCAATCACAACTCGAAGCGGGAAAGTACTTCAAGGAGGGAATGAACAAATGGTTGAAGTGGACGATCTTGAACAAGAGGTTGAGGCACAAGTTGAGGTGACAATTGTTGTTGAAGTTGAAAAGCTCCCAAAAGAAGTGAAAGTACAAGAAGCGAACCATGAAGGGGTAAATGAAAAGGTAAAAGAGGTACCAAAAGCTCTAGCACCAATTCCTAGGACTATGACCGGATGGAGAGTTTGCATGGATTACCGGAAGCTCAACAGTGCCACATGCAAAGACCATTTTCCTAtgccttttattgatcaaatgcttgatcggcTAGCGGAAAGGTCATTCTATTGCTTCTTGTATGGATATTCCGACTACAACCAAATCAATATCGCCTTGGAAGTTCAAGATAAGACAACATTCACATGCCCATATGGGACTTTTGCCTTTAGCCGTATGCCATTTGGGCTATGCAATGCCACAGCTACCTTTCAACGATGCATGATGTCAATCATCTCGGACATGGTAGAAGACTTTCTAGAGGTATTTATGGATGACTTCTCTGTAATGGGTGATTCCTTTGAGCATTGTCTTGACAACCTTAAACAAGTGCTCAAAAGATGCGAAGAAACAAACCTTGTACTAAATTGGGAGAAGTGA
- the LOC138895072 gene encoding uncharacterized mitochondrial protein AtMg00750-like, with the protein MPILKACHYSPVGGHHGENRTAAKVLECGYYWPSIYHDANQMVKDCDQCQRQGSISKRHEMPMNFVMEVKAIALPNNEARSVTAFLKKNIFTRFGTPRAILSDGGSHFCNKAFIRLLEKYGVKHKVATPYHPQSSGQVEVSNMEIKNILVKTVNANRTD; encoded by the exons ATGCCAATTCTCAAAGCATGCCATTACTCCCCGGTTGGGGGCCATCATGGAGAAAACCGGACGGCGGCAAAAGTGCTCGAATGTGGCTACTATTGGCCATCGATCTACCATGATGCAAATCAAATGGTCAAGGATTGTGATCAATGTCAAAGACAAGGGTCAATTTCTAAaaggcatgagatgcctatgaattTTGTAATGGAG GTCAAGGCAATCGccttgcccaacaatgaggcaaggAGTGTGAccgcattcttgaagaagaacatattcacGCGGTTTGGTACTCCCAGGGCCATCCTTAGTGATGGTGGCTCTCATTTTTGCAATAAGGCTTTCATCCGGCTGCTCGAAAAGTATGGCGTAAAGCACAAGGTGGCCACACCTTATCATCCTCAGTCAAGTGGTCAGGTTGAAGTTTCCAACATGGAGATTAAAAACATCCTAGTaaaaactgtcaatgcaaacAGGACCGACTAG